One genomic window of Candidatus Kuenenia stuttgartiensis includes the following:
- a CDS encoding ATP-binding protein, giving the protein MIKGVTLFSGIGRKLFCWFLLLSIFPIIVVATLTYRYGKETIKNELLKEEAFIAEGIKNHILTILDAGEYSAQFFASDEFIRMHLEMLNHNPDNKNVVKKFNDYLVYKTNLNKDFYETFVLNPSGIVVASSDENSIGKKECDVDYFIYGKNGPYIKDIYIDRDTGESSMAFASPIIRKRGRKFLGVLVIRYNATKLNEITTGKKLLIKDYGGTFLRRGETSEAYIINKNYLMITESRFKTNAILTQSVPSEPVTAVFLNGHEFVGVYKDYRGVSVIGAARYLKRMEWVLLVETDASEAYYPIYRLKYRAITMVGICIIGVIFVSLFVSRGIINPILMLVRGMKRVAAGDLDFRIKNNLKDELGELTDSFNKMTYYIKDSSEKILNLKESLEEKKEYLEGILTFANELIFMLDAQGNFTFINPKIKDWGYEEDELIGRHLISLLFNKQQMQVNQILHAGSSRRVKVEAVDKQNNVRNVLLSTSRIKNKEGQLIGILGVASDITELRSLEHKLVQSDRLASIGQLVAGIAHELNNPIGVIYLYSTESLRLFERITNTFKESNTLSIIEDTQRLIKVLSAIDCGSFVNKELFEQELSSIIENLKNNSRRFEETYNVISKNRFHLHEYLEGSAKESIRCKELIGGLLDFSRQKEPRMSWSNVNKLIDNILNIVEKQYRKEKIDVVRNFDPRIPDTMMDSSQVEQVIINIANNAVFAIKESLKEALREDVRKKGILTIGTHFHADKESIEICIKDNGMGINKHDLGKIFDPFFTARKDGKGTGLGLSISYGIVKMHDGSIEAESMAGKGTTFRIFLPVKGKKPK; this is encoded by the coding sequence ATGATAAAAGGCGTCACCCTCTTTAGCGGCATTGGCAGAAAGCTATTCTGCTGGTTTTTGCTGTTATCTATTTTCCCCATCATAGTTGTCGCTACACTTACATATCGGTATGGTAAGGAAACTATTAAGAATGAACTCCTCAAAGAGGAAGCATTCATCGCCGAAGGGATCAAAAACCACATACTTACCATTCTTGACGCGGGTGAATATTCGGCACAATTTTTCGCATCTGACGAGTTTATCCGAATGCATTTAGAGATGCTTAATCACAATCCTGACAACAAAAATGTCGTAAAAAAATTTAATGATTATCTGGTGTACAAGACGAACCTGAATAAGGATTTTTATGAAACCTTTGTTTTAAACCCATCGGGCATAGTTGTTGCCTCAAGCGACGAAAACAGTATCGGAAAGAAGGAATGCGATGTTGATTATTTTATTTATGGCAAAAATGGTCCTTATATTAAGGATATCTACATAGACAGGGATACGGGAGAGTCTTCTATGGCCTTTGCGTCTCCTATCATTAGGAAACGCGGACGAAAATTCCTGGGAGTTTTAGTGATCCGTTATAACGCAACGAAGTTAAATGAGATTACCACTGGCAAAAAGCTGCTTATAAAAGATTATGGCGGCACTTTCCTCAGAAGGGGAGAAACCAGCGAGGCATATATTATAAATAAAAACTATTTGATGATTACTGAATCAAGATTTAAAACGAATGCTATTTTAACGCAATCGGTTCCTTCTGAACCGGTCACTGCTGTATTTTTAAACGGGCATGAGTTTGTAGGGGTTTACAAGGATTACCGGGGTGTTAGTGTTATTGGCGCCGCACGGTACTTAAAGAGAATGGAATGGGTTTTACTGGTGGAAACAGATGCATCGGAGGCATATTATCCGATCTATAGATTAAAATACCGCGCAATCACCATGGTTGGCATATGCATTATCGGCGTGATATTTGTATCATTATTTGTTTCACGGGGGATTATCAATCCCATCCTCATGCTTGTTAGGGGTATGAAAAGAGTGGCAGCAGGCGATTTGGATTTTCGGATAAAAAACAACCTGAAAGACGAACTGGGAGAATTGACCGATTCGTTTAACAAAATGACGTATTATATTAAAGATTCCAGTGAAAAGATCCTGAACCTAAAGGAGTCCCTTGAAGAAAAAAAAGAATATTTAGAGGGCATTTTAACGTTTGCAAATGAATTGATCTTTATGCTCGACGCACAGGGCAATTTTACCTTTATCAATCCTAAGATAAAAGACTGGGGCTACGAAGAAGACGAGCTGATAGGGCGGCATTTGATTTCTCTTTTATTCAACAAACAACAAATGCAGGTGAACCAGATTCTTCATGCCGGTTCCAGCAGGAGAGTGAAAGTCGAAGCGGTGGATAAACAAAACAATGTACGAAATGTATTGCTCAGCACTTCCCGGATAAAAAACAAGGAGGGACAATTAATAGGCATATTGGGGGTTGCCAGCGATATTACTGAACTAAGAAGTCTGGAGCATAAACTTGTGCAATCGGACAGGCTGGCGTCCATCGGCCAGTTAGTGGCGGGAATTGCCCATGAACTAAATAACCCTATCGGCGTAATATACCTCTATAGCACAGAAAGTCTGAGGCTTTTTGAAAGGATTACCAACACTTTTAAAGAAAGCAACACACTTTCCATCATTGAAGATACACAGCGGCTGATCAAGGTTCTTTCTGCCATTGACTGCGGGTCGTTTGTTAATAAGGAACTGTTTGAACAGGAATTGTCCTCCATAATTGAAAACCTGAAAAATAACAGCAGGAGATTTGAGGAGACCTATAACGTTATCAGCAAAAACAGATTTCATTTACATGAATACCTTGAGGGTTCCGCAAAGGAATCCATTCGATGTAAAGAATTAATTGGCGGGTTGCTGGATTTTTCCCGGCAGAAAGAGCCGAGAATGAGCTGGTCAAATGTCAATAAGTTGATCGACAATATACTCAATATTGTGGAAAAGCAATACCGAAAAGAGAAGATTGACGTTGTGAGAAATTTTGATCCCCGTATCCCTGATACGATGATGGATAGCAGCCAGGTAGAGCAGGTTATTATTAACATTGCCAACAATGCCGTCTTTGCAATAAAAGAATCTCTGAAAGAAGCCTTGCGTGAAGACGTCCGCAAAAAAGGGATACTGACAATTGGCACACATTTTCACGCAGATAAGGAATCGATAGAAATATGCATAAAAGATAACGGCATGGGCATCAATAAGCATGATTTGGGGAAGATATTTGATCCTTTTTTTACGGCAAGAAAAGATGGAAAGGGGACGGGACTGGGATTAAGCATCAGCTACGGAATTGTAAAAATGCACGATGGAAGTATTGAGGCAGAAAGTATGGCGGGAAAAGGTACAACATTCAGGATATTCCTGCCGGTAAAGGGGAAAAAACCAAAATGA
- a CDS encoding sigma-54-dependent transcriptional regulator has protein sequence MNRTKILVVDDEEGYRKVLYNALTERGFQVKTAASGEEALAEFKKNSFSLIVIDMKLPGSIDGLELLQRAKEMNNASILIMTAYGGIDTAVEAMRRGAFNYITKPFSIDEIMLNIERMIEQNKIIEENNYLHSELEKAFGRKTIIGNSKEIQKVMDMISRVAFSSATVLITGESGTGKELVARAIHFNGNRKHKKFVVINCATLSEHLLESELFGHVRGAFTGAIKDKKGLFEEADGGTLFMDEIGDIPTPVQAKILRVLQEGEFIPLGDTVARNVDVRIIAATNQHLLKKVRDKEFREDLYYRLNVINIKMPPLRERKEDIPLLIKHFIEKYNKKENKQIKGLSPETEMELYKYHWPGNVRELENAIERAVTLTNEPIIPLHVILPIVRKEDGNNMLLDDLLSHPYKEARKKALDVFNTKYVMNIINKNSGNVTNAARECKIERQYLQRMLKKYAIKSRQII, from the coding sequence ATGAACAGAACTAAAATATTGGTCGTTGATGATGAAGAGGGATACCGAAAGGTGCTTTATAACGCACTCACCGAACGCGGATTCCAGGTCAAAACAGCAGCATCGGGAGAAGAGGCGCTTGCGGAATTTAAAAAAAACTCGTTCTCTCTCATTGTTATCGATATGAAACTTCCCGGCAGCATTGACGGGCTTGAATTGCTTCAAAGGGCAAAGGAAATGAATAATGCTTCCATCCTGATAATGACCGCCTACGGCGGGATAGACACTGCCGTAGAGGCAATGAGGCGAGGTGCGTTTAATTACATCACAAAGCCCTTTAGCATTGATGAAATCATGCTTAATATTGAACGCATGATTGAGCAAAATAAAATTATTGAAGAAAACAACTATCTTCATTCCGAGCTGGAAAAGGCATTTGGGCGAAAAACCATTATCGGGAATTCGAAAGAAATACAGAAGGTTATGGATATGATTTCCAGGGTTGCATTTAGCTCCGCCACCGTTTTAATCACCGGCGAGAGCGGCACAGGTAAGGAACTCGTGGCGCGGGCAATCCATTTTAACGGCAATAGAAAGCATAAAAAATTCGTAGTAATCAATTGCGCCACCCTGTCTGAGCATCTTTTGGAAAGTGAATTGTTCGGACATGTCAGGGGCGCCTTTACCGGCGCTATAAAAGATAAAAAGGGCCTTTTCGAAGAGGCAGACGGCGGCACCCTCTTTATGGATGAGATTGGAGATATTCCAACACCGGTTCAGGCAAAAATCCTGCGCGTTCTGCAGGAAGGGGAATTTATCCCGCTGGGAGATACCGTTGCACGAAATGTAGACGTCCGGATTATTGCTGCGACAAACCAGCACCTGCTCAAAAAAGTACGGGATAAGGAATTTCGCGAGGATTTATACTACCGGCTGAATGTAATCAATATAAAAATGCCTCCGTTGCGGGAGAGAAAAGAAGATATTCCGCTATTAATAAAACACTTTATCGAAAAATATAATAAAAAAGAAAACAAGCAGATAAAGGGGCTTTCTCCCGAAACGGAAATGGAATTATATAAATATCACTGGCCGGGTAATGTGCGTGAACTTGAAAACGCAATAGAAAGGGCCGTTACCCTTACCAATGAACCAATCATTCCGCTACATGTTATTTTACCCATTGTACGGAAAGAAGACGGCAACAACATGCTCTTGGACGACCTGCTTTCTCATCCTTACAAAGAAGCGCGAAAAAAGGCCCTTGATGTCTTTAATACTAAATATGTAATGAATATCATTAATAAAAATAGTGGTAACGTAACCAACGCAGCAAGAGAATGCAAGATAGAAAGACAATATTTGCAACGCATGTTGAAAAAATACGCTATCAAATCAAGGCAGATAATATAA
- the sppA gene encoding signal peptide peptidase SppA — MGPLSEKTVSGRGKDKILIIDISGIISDEKKAGFPGLTEELDMVSRVKEELTLAKMDKQVKAILLRINSPGGKVTASDMMYYEIMRFKEETKKKVIACIMDIGASGGYYVAASADKIIAHPTTVTGSIGVIMINLSIEGLLQKVGIADASVKTGEHKDMGSPLKKMTEEDRRIFSEILNAMYERFLCVIEENREGISMEKIRELADGRIYSAQQALENGLIDQIGYLDDAVSIAKKETNLTEARVILYHRPGSYKNNIYSQLTGASAGNINLFNIDIKTFIHSGAPSFMYIWMP; from the coding sequence GTGGGTCCGCTTAGTGAAAAGACCGTTTCGGGAAGGGGGAAAGACAAAATACTCATTATTGATATTTCAGGAATTATTTCTGATGAAAAAAAGGCAGGCTTTCCCGGTTTGACGGAAGAGCTGGATATGGTTTCACGTGTTAAGGAAGAGTTGACGCTGGCGAAGATGGACAAACAAGTGAAGGCAATTCTGCTGCGCATAAACAGTCCGGGCGGGAAGGTTACAGCATCGGACATGATGTATTATGAAATTATGCGGTTTAAAGAGGAGACGAAGAAAAAGGTTATTGCCTGTATTATGGATATTGGTGCATCGGGGGGTTATTATGTTGCGGCTTCTGCAGACAAAATTATAGCGCACCCGACAACGGTAACAGGAAGTATCGGCGTCATTATGATCAACCTTAGCATAGAAGGGCTTTTGCAGAAGGTTGGAATTGCCGACGCCTCTGTTAAAACCGGAGAACACAAGGATATGGGATCTCCTTTGAAGAAGATGACAGAAGAGGATCGGAGGATATTTTCAGAGATACTTAATGCTATGTATGAGAGATTCCTTTGCGTCATTGAGGAAAACAGGGAGGGCATTTCGATGGAGAAGATAAGAGAACTTGCAGACGGAAGGATTTATTCCGCTCAACAGGCGCTGGAGAATGGGCTGATTGATCAAATAGGGTATCTGGATGACGCGGTTTCAATCGCAAAAAAAGAAACTAATCTTACGGAGGCGCGAGTTATTCTTTACCACAGACCCGGGTCATATAAAAACAACATATATTCGCAATTAACCGGCGCAAGCGCAGGAAACATTAATCTTTTCAACATTGATATAAAGACGTTTATCCATTCCGGCGCCCCTTCGTTTATGTATATATGGATGCCTTAG
- a CDS encoding TlpA family protein disulfide reductase: MNKQKWNYVAIVCVAAIFFTFKMSIASTDTVEPITVSELNTLLHNNKGKIVIVDLWATWCPPCRKEIPGFVNLYNKYKNSGLEIIGIAFDENGREVVPDFVKSNGINYPVYLAGNEIAISYNLRAYPTTIIYDKNGDVANKHIGFVTEDAFDQEIAALLKK; this comes from the coding sequence ATGAACAAGCAAAAATGGAACTATGTAGCGATTGTATGTGTGGCGGCTATTTTTTTTACCTTTAAAATGTCGATTGCCTCAACCGATACCGTGGAGCCAATAACAGTATCTGAATTAAACACCCTTTTGCATAATAATAAGGGGAAAATCGTAATAGTTGATCTATGGGCAACCTGGTGCCCTCCATGCAGAAAAGAAATACCGGGATTTGTAAACCTCTATAACAAATATAAAAACAGCGGGTTAGAGATTATTGGTATCGCCTTTGATGAAAATGGACGTGAAGTGGTGCCTGATTTCGTAAAAAGCAACGGCATTAATTATCCCGTTTATCTTGCGGGAAACGAAATCGCTATTTCTTACAACCTAAGGGCATACCCAACCACCATTATTTACGACAAAAACGGAGACGTTGCAAATAAACACATTGGATTTGTGACGGAAGACGCATTCGACCAGGAAATTGCCGCTCTGCTGAAAAAATAG
- the mnmA gene encoding tRNA 2-thiouridine(34) synthase MnmA → MNTKVIIAMSGGVDSSVAAHLLVEQGYEVVGLFMRLGLEKLDAMTKTKVCCSLEDANDARTVAEQLGIQFHVLNFKEAFDHIIDHFCTEYLNGRTPNPCIMCNQELKFGKLLNFAKMLNADFVATGHYAKVEKHNDRFLLKKGDDLNKEQSYVLFSLNQEQLSKTLFPLGTLTKESVRRIAKDLNLKTKDKPESQDICFVLDNNYHSLLYERYGNHIIPGPIKDRQGNILGEHQGAPFFTIGQRKGLGVAFGSPRYVVDINPRENAVIIGTDKDLEETGLIASSLNWISVQQLELPMEVQAKIRYHHMPAHATVSPFGTDKVRVHFNEPQKAITPGQAVVFYDNDTVVGGGWIDRKD, encoded by the coding sequence ATGAATACAAAGGTTATTATTGCCATGAGCGGAGGTGTTGACAGCAGTGTTGCGGCACACCTCCTGGTGGAGCAAGGATATGAAGTCGTCGGACTTTTCATGCGCCTAGGACTTGAAAAACTGGACGCCATGACGAAAACAAAGGTGTGCTGCAGTCTGGAGGACGCCAATGACGCGCGAACCGTTGCCGAGCAGCTAGGGATTCAATTCCATGTCCTGAATTTTAAAGAAGCCTTTGATCACATTATAGACCATTTCTGCACTGAATACCTGAACGGAAGAACGCCCAATCCCTGCATCATGTGCAATCAGGAACTAAAATTCGGAAAACTGTTGAATTTTGCAAAGATGCTAAACGCGGACTTTGTCGCCACGGGACACTACGCAAAGGTAGAAAAACACAACGACAGGTTTTTATTGAAAAAAGGTGATGATCTCAATAAAGAGCAGTCATACGTTCTCTTTTCACTCAACCAGGAACAACTCTCAAAAACCCTTTTCCCCTTGGGAACGCTGACGAAAGAATCCGTCCGCCGGATAGCAAAAGATTTAAACCTGAAAACAAAAGACAAACCTGAGAGCCAGGATATCTGTTTTGTGCTGGACAATAATTACCATTCCCTTCTTTACGAGAGATATGGCAACCATATTATTCCAGGCCCCATCAAGGACAGGCAGGGAAACATCCTGGGAGAACACCAGGGGGCGCCGTTCTTTACCATCGGACAGCGAAAAGGTCTCGGAGTTGCTTTTGGCTCGCCACGATACGTAGTCGATATAAACCCACGTGAAAATGCAGTAATAATCGGCACGGACAAAGATCTCGAGGAAACCGGACTGATTGCCTCCTCACTAAACTGGATTTCCGTTCAGCAACTGGAATTACCCATGGAAGTGCAGGCAAAGATACGTTATCATCATATGCCGGCGCACGCTACCGTATCCCCCTTTGGAACAGACAAGGTTAGGGTACACTTCAATGAACCGCAAAAGGCCATCACCCCGGGACAGGCAGTGGTCTTTTACGACAATGACACTGTTGTGGGGGGGGGATGGATTGACAGGAAAGATTAA
- a CDS encoding SLC13 family permease, producing the protein MLGIAYSANIGGIWTLVGTPPNLVFAGQLKSCFPMRRRLGFFNG; encoded by the coding sequence ATGCTGGGTATTGCTTACAGCGCAAATATTGGCGGCATATGGACGCTTGTTGGAACACCTCCAAATCTTGTTTTTGCCGGACAGCTAAAATCCTGTTTCCCCATGCGCCGGAGATTGGGTTTTTTCAATGGATGA
- a CDS encoding IS1634 family transposase: MATIQSKNSRGYKYWYIVESRRVNGKPRPIVLAYLGKADDLLKQLQGLTEKLRLKSYSHGAVAALLSVANALDVPSVINKYIKSPRQYCAKKPVRNNLTAGSTLLLGAVGRVCVPTSKRGWWDWAKTTTAEYLLRHSLSKIDSQHFWDLMDALPEESIAEIERELIEKTFKTYNLQSDTLFFDTTNFFTYIDTTNLRCTIARRGKNKQKRYDLRQVGLAMVVTRNDMIPLFHHTYQGNMADAKVFSAVLETIKDRMTGLGFDSKKHTIVFDRGNNSMDNMAIVERLALHYVGALTPYHHKQLVGDAMCNFREYDVDGSKIQVYHDKRVIWGQERTVVVFISEKLKVGQLRGMSQSLEKAEHQLKLLQQHLCNPKGKMRDKEGLEDTIRSVVKCQFAKDVIDWSLKEVSEGKFQLNFSIDQKKLEEIEGELGFRILMTDHHDWDTADIIKAYYGQSKIEHAFRNLKNPYHLALKPQFHWTDQKIRVHFFICVLGYLMAAIVWYQAKAHAQFSGTLDTLLDTLNNIRLSAMLEETKARGRVKATYKLEEMSDKESLLMNALGIMDFHKHRLKLQGLSVYN; encoded by the coding sequence ATGGCTACCATTCAATCTAAAAACTCCAGAGGTTATAAATATTGGTATATTGTCGAATCGCGGCGCGTTAACGGCAAGCCCAGGCCCATCGTCCTGGCCTATCTTGGCAAGGCAGACGATTTATTAAAACAACTGCAAGGTCTTACCGAAAAATTACGGCTCAAATCTTATTCACATGGCGCGGTAGCCGCATTGCTAAGTGTGGCCAATGCCCTGGACGTCCCTTCCGTGATTAATAAATATATAAAGTCGCCACGGCAGTATTGTGCTAAAAAACCTGTTCGAAATAATCTGACCGCCGGAAGTACCCTCTTGTTGGGTGCCGTGGGGAGAGTGTGTGTGCCTACCAGCAAAAGAGGATGGTGGGATTGGGCAAAGACGACTACTGCCGAATACTTACTCAGACACAGCTTGAGTAAAATAGACAGTCAGCATTTCTGGGATTTGATGGATGCACTTCCTGAAGAATCCATTGCAGAAATCGAGCGCGAATTAATTGAAAAGACATTTAAAACATACAACCTTCAAAGCGACACACTGTTTTTTGATACAACCAATTTTTTCACGTATATCGACACAACTAATCTGCGATGCACTATTGCCCGGCGGGGGAAAAACAAACAAAAGCGATACGATCTCAGGCAGGTCGGGTTGGCGATGGTCGTTACACGTAACGACATGATACCGTTGTTTCACCATACCTATCAGGGGAACATGGCGGATGCAAAGGTGTTCAGCGCGGTTCTTGAGACGATAAAAGACAGGATGACCGGATTAGGTTTCGACAGCAAAAAGCACACTATTGTTTTTGATCGTGGAAACAATTCCATGGACAATATGGCTATTGTAGAGAGATTGGCATTGCATTACGTTGGAGCGCTTACACCGTATCATCACAAGCAGTTGGTAGGGGATGCCATGTGTAATTTCAGGGAATATGACGTTGACGGCAGTAAGATACAGGTGTACCATGACAAACGGGTTATTTGGGGGCAGGAAAGAACCGTTGTCGTATTTATTTCCGAGAAATTAAAGGTTGGGCAATTAAGGGGAATGTCTCAGTCTCTGGAAAAGGCAGAACATCAGTTAAAGCTCTTACAGCAGCATCTGTGTAATCCAAAGGGAAAGATGCGGGACAAAGAGGGTCTGGAGGATACGATAAGAAGTGTAGTGAAATGTCAATTTGCGAAGGATGTTATCGATTGGTCGTTAAAAGAGGTATCTGAAGGCAAGTTTCAATTGAATTTTTCAATCGACCAGAAAAAGCTCGAAGAAATAGAAGGGGAACTGGGGTTCAGGATTCTTATGACAGACCATCACGATTGGGATACCGCGGACATTATAAAAGCCTACTATGGGCAATCAAAAATTGAACATGCCTTTAGAAATCTCAAGAACCCCTATCACCTTGCTTTAAAACCGCAATTTCACTGGACGGATCAGAAAATCAGGGTGCATTTTTTTATTTGCGTCCTCGGATACCTAATGGCGGCGATTGTGTGGTATCAGGCAAAAGCGCACGCACAATTTAGTGGAACGTTAGATACCCTGTTAGACACCCTTAATAATATAAGGCTTTCTGCTATGCTTGAAGAAACAAAGGCCAGAGGGAGAGTTAAGGCTACCTACAAATTGGAAGAAATGTCCGACAAGGAATCTCTGTTGATGAATGCGTTAGGCATTATGGATTTCCACAAACATCGGCTGAAACTTCAAGGACTCAGTGTATACAATTGA
- a CDS encoding ABC transporter ATP-binding protein translates to MQNKDYFSKDRTPTRGFNRVVIRKLFSYILRYKALGILSLFIVIAGTILFLMGPYLFGYTIDHGIVNGDISLLYKMAIALFGIKTVRLLLIVIQSYNLQMIGQKVTMDMRMELFRHIHSLPVSFFDKNPVGRIVTRLTNDIASISELFSVGVITVIGDLFIIAGIIVAMFLLDVQLGLLSLLAFPIMIILACWFGARMKNSFREIRRKLAQINSYLNENITGMKVIQLFNREGKNYKIFGEISDDNLKEQSKYITYFAIFQPSIHMVSGFTIAIILWYGGMRYLDGVLTLGVLVTFLTYVQNLFDPIRDIIEKYNIFQGAMASSERVFGLMEEQQEPDYSIANPYREIPKKEFKGDIIFRNVWFAYNDSDFVLKNISFQVKHGQSVALVGVTGSGKTSIANVLTRFYEIQKGAIFIDGIDIKKIEKIGLRYMIGYISQDVFLFSGTLRENITLFRHMEDSELLSIINSLGLMPFINRMQDGLDTKISERGANLSVGERQFISLSRIILYDPQIIILDEATSSMDPISEVFIQEAMHKITKGKTSILIAHRLSTILHCDKIIELNRGEIIEEGTHEELLKKDSLYRQLYKLSLKGKFVESR, encoded by the coding sequence ATGCAAAATAAAGACTATTTCAGCAAAGACAGGACGCCAACGAGGGGTTTTAACAGGGTTGTGATAAGAAAACTGTTTTCTTATATTTTACGCTATAAGGCATTGGGCATATTATCGCTCTTCATTGTTATTGCAGGTACAATTCTTTTTTTAATGGGACCGTATCTTTTTGGTTATACGATTGACCATGGTATTGTCAATGGGGATATATCGCTATTATACAAAATGGCAATTGCGTTGTTTGGAATAAAAACGGTACGGCTATTGTTAATAGTAATTCAGAGCTATAATTTACAAATGATTGGGCAAAAAGTAACAATGGATATGCGCATGGAACTCTTTCGCCACATCCACTCATTGCCGGTCTCGTTTTTCGACAAAAATCCTGTGGGCAGAATTGTTACGCGGTTGACAAATGACATTGCTTCCATCAGCGAGCTTTTTTCTGTGGGCGTTATCACCGTAATAGGAGACCTGTTCATAATAGCAGGGATTATTGTCGCAATGTTTCTCCTGGATGTACAGCTTGGGTTGTTGAGTCTTTTGGCATTTCCAATAATGATAATATTGGCATGCTGGTTCGGCGCCCGTATGAAAAACTCGTTTCGTGAAATACGCCGCAAACTTGCGCAGATAAACTCTTATCTAAATGAAAATATTACGGGGATGAAAGTGATTCAACTTTTCAACCGGGAAGGGAAGAATTATAAGATATTTGGAGAAATCAGTGATGACAATTTGAAGGAACAATCAAAGTACATTACATACTTTGCAATTTTTCAGCCATCAATCCACATGGTGAGCGGCTTTACCATTGCCATTATTTTATGGTATGGAGGAATGAGATACCTGGATGGTGTTCTTACTTTGGGAGTTTTAGTGACATTTCTGACGTATGTTCAAAATTTATTTGATCCGATAAGGGATATAATTGAAAAGTATAACATTTTTCAAGGGGCAATGGCTTCTTCAGAGCGTGTATTCGGTTTAATGGAAGAACAGCAGGAACCGGATTATAGTATTGCAAATCCCTACAGGGAAATCCCAAAAAAGGAATTTAAGGGAGATATAATCTTTCGTAATGTCTGGTTTGCTTATAACGACAGCGATTTTGTATTGAAGAATATTTCCTTTCAGGTAAAACATGGCCAGTCTGTTGCGTTAGTAGGCGTAACCGGAAGCGGCAAAACGTCTATTGCCAATGTGTTGACACGGTTTTATGAAATTCAGAAGGGGGCGATTTTTATTGATGGGATTGATATTAAAAAAATTGAGAAGATTGGGTTGAGGTACATGATTGGATATATCAGTCAGGATGTTTTTTTGTTTTCGGGCACGTTGCGGGAAAATATTACGTTGTTCAGGCATATGGAGGATTCCGAATTGTTGTCCATAATTAATTCTTTAGGTTTAATGCCGTTTATTAATCGAATGCAAGATGGATTGGATACGAAAATTTCAGAGCGGGGGGCAAATCTTTCGGTAGGGGAGCGGCAATTTATTTCACTATCAAGGATTATTCTGTACGACCCTCAAATTATCATTCTGGACGAGGCGACTTCCAGCATGGACCCCATTTCAGAAGTTTTTATCCAGGAAGCGATGCATAAAATTACAAAAGGCAAAACATCTATTTTAATTGCACACCGGCTATCAACCATACTTCATTGTGATAAGATAATTGAATTAAACAGGGGAGAAATTATAGAAGAGGGTACTCATGAGGAATTATTAAAAAAAGACAGCCTTTATCGTCAACTCTATAAACTCTCTTTAAAGGGAAAATTTGTGGAATCCCGGTGA